The following coding sequences lie in one Arachis hypogaea cultivar Tifrunner chromosome 4, arahy.Tifrunner.gnm2.J5K5, whole genome shotgun sequence genomic window:
- the LOC112797144 gene encoding golgin candidate 6 isoform X1, giving the protein MTNWNSLSVQLPISNNSKNYLIWLQEAILNIPRGITRLMDMLMDRELQVIRNEALLLLTHLTREAGDIQKIVIFEGAFEKILSIIRGEGNSDGGVVVQRGSAFSFTQQKQIVDIGKTLPLFMELQTLGDRM; this is encoded by the exons ATGACGAATTGGAATTCATTGAGCGTACAGCTGCCAATAAGCAACAACTCCAAAAACTATCTGATATG GTTGCAGGAAGCTATATTGAACATCCCTCGTGGAATAACACGGCTAATGGATATGCTCATGGATCGCGAG CTCCAGGTAATAAGGAACGAAGCCTTATTGCTTCTTACTCACTTGACGCGTGAAGCTGGG gacATTCAAAAGATTGTCATCTTTGAAGGTGCATTTGAGAAGATTTTGAGTATCATAAGAGGTGAAGGAAATTCAGATGGTGGAGTTGTTGTACAG AGAGGAAGTGCTTTCTCTTTTACTCAACAGAAG CAGATTGTTGATATTGGCAAAACTCTGCCATTATTCATGGAGCTTCAAACCTTAGGTGACAGGATGTGA
- the LOC112797144 gene encoding golgin candidate 6 isoform X12, with protein MYYTLQLLTALLTNSSQRLQEAILNIPRGITRLMDMLMDREDIQKIVIFEGAFEKILSIIRGEGNSDGGVVVQQIVDIGKTLPLFMELQTLGDRM; from the exons ATG TACTATACTTTGCAACTACTGACTGCCCTTCTCACTAATTCTTCACAGAG GTTGCAGGAAGCTATATTGAACATCCCTCGTGGAATAACACGGCTAATGGATATGCTCATGGATCGCGAG gacATTCAAAAGATTGTCATCTTTGAAGGTGCATTTGAGAAGATTTTGAGTATCATAAGAGGTGAAGGAAATTCAGATGGTGGAGTTGTTGTACAG CAGATTGTTGATATTGGCAAAACTCTGCCATTATTCATGGAGCTTCAAACCTTAGGTGACAGGATGTGA
- the LOC112797144 gene encoding golgin candidate 6 isoform X11: MYYTLQLLTALLTNSSQRLQEAILNIPRGITRLMDMLMDREDIQKIVIFEGAFEKILSIIRGEGNSDGGVVVQRGSAFSFTQQKIVDIGKTLPLFMELQTLGDRM, translated from the exons ATG TACTATACTTTGCAACTACTGACTGCCCTTCTCACTAATTCTTCACAGAG GTTGCAGGAAGCTATATTGAACATCCCTCGTGGAATAACACGGCTAATGGATATGCTCATGGATCGCGAG gacATTCAAAAGATTGTCATCTTTGAAGGTGCATTTGAGAAGATTTTGAGTATCATAAGAGGTGAAGGAAATTCAGATGGTGGAGTTGTTGTACAG AGAGGAAGTGCTTTCTCTTTTACTCAACAGAAG ATTGTTGATATTGGCAAAACTCTGCCATTATTCATGGAGCTTCAAACCTTAGGTGACAGGATGTGA
- the LOC112797144 gene encoding golgin candidate 6 isoform X8, whose translation MTNWNSLSVQLPISNNSKNYLIWLQEAILNIPRGITRLMDMLMDREDIQKIVIFEGAFEKILSIIRGEGNSDGGVVVQRGSAFSFTQQKQIVDIGKTLPLFMELQTLGDRM comes from the exons ATGACGAATTGGAATTCATTGAGCGTACAGCTGCCAATAAGCAACAACTCCAAAAACTATCTGATATG GTTGCAGGAAGCTATATTGAACATCCCTCGTGGAATAACACGGCTAATGGATATGCTCATGGATCGCGAG gacATTCAAAAGATTGTCATCTTTGAAGGTGCATTTGAGAAGATTTTGAGTATCATAAGAGGTGAAGGAAATTCAGATGGTGGAGTTGTTGTACAG AGAGGAAGTGCTTTCTCTTTTACTCAACAGAAG CAGATTGTTGATATTGGCAAAACTCTGCCATTATTCATGGAGCTTCAAACCTTAGGTGACAGGATGTGA
- the LOC112797144 gene encoding golgin candidate 6 isoform X5 produces MTNWNSLSVQLPISNNSKNYLIWLQEAILNIPRGITRLMDMLMDRELQVIRNEALLLLTHLTREAGDIQKIVIFEGAFEKILSIIRGEGNSDGGVVVQQIVDIGKTLPLFMELQTLGDRM; encoded by the exons ATGACGAATTGGAATTCATTGAGCGTACAGCTGCCAATAAGCAACAACTCCAAAAACTATCTGATATG GTTGCAGGAAGCTATATTGAACATCCCTCGTGGAATAACACGGCTAATGGATATGCTCATGGATCGCGAG CTCCAGGTAATAAGGAACGAAGCCTTATTGCTTCTTACTCACTTGACGCGTGAAGCTGGG gacATTCAAAAGATTGTCATCTTTGAAGGTGCATTTGAGAAGATTTTGAGTATCATAAGAGGTGAAGGAAATTCAGATGGTGGAGTTGTTGTACAG CAGATTGTTGATATTGGCAAAACTCTGCCATTATTCATGGAGCTTCAAACCTTAGGTGACAGGATGTGA
- the LOC112797144 gene encoding golgin candidate 6 isoform X10 — protein sequence MYYTLQLLTALLTNSSQRLQEAILNIPRGITRLMDMLMDREDIQKIVIFEGAFEKILSIIRGEGNSDGGVVVQRGSAFSFTQQKQIVDIGKTLPLFMELQTLGDRM from the exons ATG TACTATACTTTGCAACTACTGACTGCCCTTCTCACTAATTCTTCACAGAG GTTGCAGGAAGCTATATTGAACATCCCTCGTGGAATAACACGGCTAATGGATATGCTCATGGATCGCGAG gacATTCAAAAGATTGTCATCTTTGAAGGTGCATTTGAGAAGATTTTGAGTATCATAAGAGGTGAAGGAAATTCAGATGGTGGAGTTGTTGTACAG AGAGGAAGTGCTTTCTCTTTTACTCAACAGAAG CAGATTGTTGATATTGGCAAAACTCTGCCATTATTCATGGAGCTTCAAACCTTAGGTGACAGGATGTGA
- the LOC112797144 gene encoding golgin candidate 6 isoform X3, whose product MYYTLQLLTALLTNSSQRLQEAILNIPRGITRLMDMLMDRELQVIRNEALLLLTHLTREAGDIQKIVIFEGAFEKILSIIRGEGNSDGGVVVQRGSAFSFTQQKQIVDIGKTLPLFMELQTLGDRM is encoded by the exons ATG TACTATACTTTGCAACTACTGACTGCCCTTCTCACTAATTCTTCACAGAG GTTGCAGGAAGCTATATTGAACATCCCTCGTGGAATAACACGGCTAATGGATATGCTCATGGATCGCGAG CTCCAGGTAATAAGGAACGAAGCCTTATTGCTTCTTACTCACTTGACGCGTGAAGCTGGG gacATTCAAAAGATTGTCATCTTTGAAGGTGCATTTGAGAAGATTTTGAGTATCATAAGAGGTGAAGGAAATTCAGATGGTGGAGTTGTTGTACAG AGAGGAAGTGCTTTCTCTTTTACTCAACAGAAG CAGATTGTTGATATTGGCAAAACTCTGCCATTATTCATGGAGCTTCAAACCTTAGGTGACAGGATGTGA
- the LOC112797144 gene encoding golgin candidate 6 isoform X13, which produces MYYTLQLLTALLTNSSQRLQEAILNIPRGITRLMDMLMDREDIQKIVIFEGAFEKILSIIRGEGNSDGGVVVQIVDIGKTLPLFMELQTLGDRM; this is translated from the exons ATG TACTATACTTTGCAACTACTGACTGCCCTTCTCACTAATTCTTCACAGAG GTTGCAGGAAGCTATATTGAACATCCCTCGTGGAATAACACGGCTAATGGATATGCTCATGGATCGCGAG gacATTCAAAAGATTGTCATCTTTGAAGGTGCATTTGAGAAGATTTTGAGTATCATAAGAGGTGAAGGAAATTCAGATGGTGGAGTTGTTGTACAG ATTGTTGATATTGGCAAAACTCTGCCATTATTCATGGAGCTTCAAACCTTAGGTGACAGGATGTGA
- the LOC112797144 gene encoding golgin candidate 6 isoform X7 — MYYTLQLLTALLTNSSQRLQEAILNIPRGITRLMDMLMDRELQVIRNEALLLLTHLTREAGDIQKIVIFEGAFEKILSIIRGEGNSDGGVVVQIVDIGKTLPLFMELQTLGDRM, encoded by the exons ATG TACTATACTTTGCAACTACTGACTGCCCTTCTCACTAATTCTTCACAGAG GTTGCAGGAAGCTATATTGAACATCCCTCGTGGAATAACACGGCTAATGGATATGCTCATGGATCGCGAG CTCCAGGTAATAAGGAACGAAGCCTTATTGCTTCTTACTCACTTGACGCGTGAAGCTGGG gacATTCAAAAGATTGTCATCTTTGAAGGTGCATTTGAGAAGATTTTGAGTATCATAAGAGGTGAAGGAAATTCAGATGGTGGAGTTGTTGTACAG ATTGTTGATATTGGCAAAACTCTGCCATTATTCATGGAGCTTCAAACCTTAGGTGACAGGATGTGA
- the LOC112797144 gene encoding golgin candidate 6 isoform X4 encodes MYYTLQLLTALLTNSSQRLQEAILNIPRGITRLMDMLMDRELQVIRNEALLLLTHLTREAGDIQKIVIFEGAFEKILSIIRGEGNSDGGVVVQRGSAFSFTQQKIVDIGKTLPLFMELQTLGDRM; translated from the exons ATG TACTATACTTTGCAACTACTGACTGCCCTTCTCACTAATTCTTCACAGAG GTTGCAGGAAGCTATATTGAACATCCCTCGTGGAATAACACGGCTAATGGATATGCTCATGGATCGCGAG CTCCAGGTAATAAGGAACGAAGCCTTATTGCTTCTTACTCACTTGACGCGTGAAGCTGGG gacATTCAAAAGATTGTCATCTTTGAAGGTGCATTTGAGAAGATTTTGAGTATCATAAGAGGTGAAGGAAATTCAGATGGTGGAGTTGTTGTACAG AGAGGAAGTGCTTTCTCTTTTACTCAACAGAAG ATTGTTGATATTGGCAAAACTCTGCCATTATTCATGGAGCTTCAAACCTTAGGTGACAGGATGTGA
- the LOC112797144 gene encoding golgin candidate 6 isoform X9: MTNWNSLSVQLPISNNSKNYLIWLQEAILNIPRGITRLMDMLMDREDIQKIVIFEGAFEKILSIIRGEGNSDGGVVVQRGSAFSFTQQKIVDIGKTLPLFMELQTLGDRM, from the exons ATGACGAATTGGAATTCATTGAGCGTACAGCTGCCAATAAGCAACAACTCCAAAAACTATCTGATATG GTTGCAGGAAGCTATATTGAACATCCCTCGTGGAATAACACGGCTAATGGATATGCTCATGGATCGCGAG gacATTCAAAAGATTGTCATCTTTGAAGGTGCATTTGAGAAGATTTTGAGTATCATAAGAGGTGAAGGAAATTCAGATGGTGGAGTTGTTGTACAG AGAGGAAGTGCTTTCTCTTTTACTCAACAGAAG ATTGTTGATATTGGCAAAACTCTGCCATTATTCATGGAGCTTCAAACCTTAGGTGACAGGATGTGA
- the LOC112797144 gene encoding golgin candidate 6 isoform X2, with amino-acid sequence MTNWNSLSVQLPISNNSKNYLIWLQEAILNIPRGITRLMDMLMDRELQVIRNEALLLLTHLTREAGDIQKIVIFEGAFEKILSIIRGEGNSDGGVVVQRGSAFSFTQQKIVDIGKTLPLFMELQTLGDRM; translated from the exons ATGACGAATTGGAATTCATTGAGCGTACAGCTGCCAATAAGCAACAACTCCAAAAACTATCTGATATG GTTGCAGGAAGCTATATTGAACATCCCTCGTGGAATAACACGGCTAATGGATATGCTCATGGATCGCGAG CTCCAGGTAATAAGGAACGAAGCCTTATTGCTTCTTACTCACTTGACGCGTGAAGCTGGG gacATTCAAAAGATTGTCATCTTTGAAGGTGCATTTGAGAAGATTTTGAGTATCATAAGAGGTGAAGGAAATTCAGATGGTGGAGTTGTTGTACAG AGAGGAAGTGCTTTCTCTTTTACTCAACAGAAG ATTGTTGATATTGGCAAAACTCTGCCATTATTCATGGAGCTTCAAACCTTAGGTGACAGGATGTGA
- the LOC112797144 gene encoding golgin candidate 6 isoform X6 has translation MTNWNSLSVQLPISNNSKNYLIWLQEAILNIPRGITRLMDMLMDRELQVIRNEALLLLTHLTREAGDIQKIVIFEGAFEKILSIIRGEGNSDGGVVVQIVDIGKTLPLFMELQTLGDRM, from the exons ATGACGAATTGGAATTCATTGAGCGTACAGCTGCCAATAAGCAACAACTCCAAAAACTATCTGATATG GTTGCAGGAAGCTATATTGAACATCCCTCGTGGAATAACACGGCTAATGGATATGCTCATGGATCGCGAG CTCCAGGTAATAAGGAACGAAGCCTTATTGCTTCTTACTCACTTGACGCGTGAAGCTGGG gacATTCAAAAGATTGTCATCTTTGAAGGTGCATTTGAGAAGATTTTGAGTATCATAAGAGGTGAAGGAAATTCAGATGGTGGAGTTGTTGTACAG ATTGTTGATATTGGCAAAACTCTGCCATTATTCATGGAGCTTCAAACCTTAGGTGACAGGATGTGA